Genomic DNA from Alkalihalobacterium alkalinitrilicum:
TATTGCTGAAGTAGTAATTAGAAAGAAGAGATGATAATGAAAAAAATAAATATATATAGTTTGTTTTTCCTTTTGTTATTCGTTACAGGATGTCAATCAGATAATCGAGATATAGGGGAGAATAATACATTAGAAAAGACAAGCTATTCTGTGGACTTGCCGATGAAATTAACCGAAAATGAAGCAAGGTTTTCTGTAAACGATTTAATTGCCATTACAGATGGTTCGTATGATTATGATGAAATCCATCGAACCTTACAAATGACAATTAACGATGATCAGTTTTATTTAATAGAAGGAGTGCCTGTCCTTGAAAGAAATGGTGAGTACGTCGCTAATAGTGATATATATTTAATTATTGAAAATGATATTCCATATTTACCTTCAGCTTTTCTAGAAATTGGCCTAGGACTAGAGGTTAATTATGCTAAAGAAGTAGTTTCTTTTGAATGGTACGGACCCATTGAGAAAGTAGGAGGACCTCCATCAGATTTTAATTTTGATTCGTGGGATTCTGAACAAATGATCGAATACCTTTCATTTTTAAAAAAGCCAATTAAGGAAGCTGAGGTAAGTACAATACCTGGTCATTTACCTGGTGCAAAACGACCCTATCGCAATGGCTACCATGAAGGCTTAGATTGGTATGATTTTGCCTCTGGTGGAGATATTAATTTCGACACACCGATTTATGGGATGGCGAATGGAACTGTAGTAAGAGCGGATCATGATTATGAAGAATATTCGTCACCTGAAGTAAGGAATATGGATTTACAGTTTACATCTAATTTAGGAGAAACACCAGAATATATATTTGATAAATTACGTGGAAGACAAGTTTGGGTACAATATCCAAATGGGGTTATGAGTCGCTTTGCTCATTTATCAGATATACCAGAAGAAATTCGAGTTGGGCAAACAGTTGATGAAAATACGATTATCGGTTATGTTGGGAATTCTGGTACAAGTGGTGCTGTAAATCAAGACTCAACGGAATTACATCTTCATCAAGACTTATTAATATATGGTGAGCTGTTTTGGAGACCTTTAGATCAAGATCAAGTAGTTAGTGTTCTTAAAAGTATTTTTAAAGACTAGATTTAATCTATATAGATAAATAAAGATAAGAACAGGCAAATAGCCTGTTCTTATCTTTTATAAAAGTACATTATCCTGCCATTAAATAAATGAACTTCAGCTTGGAGTTTTTTGCCTAAAAATTTACAAAACTCATTAGCCTTTCCTTTATCCCCATGTGTAGCACCTTCAGGCAAGATGACTTGAATATAGAATTGTAATGATTCATTACCATCACTATCTACTACCGTTTCTTGTCCTACTCCAAATACGATGTATTTATATCTAGGCACTCCGTTACTTTTCAAATATATCCAATTACCATCATTTTCAGGAACATCTGCTATTTGGTAAGGAAAAGCAGCTTCTCCATAACCCCAATCTAATTGATTTCCTGTTTTTGTTGTAATCGTTTGATAATATTTGAAAATATCTTTTAGTTCTTCTACAGTAATTTCTTGTTGTGTCGACTTTTTCACAAGCTTTATGTATGCGTGGTCGGACATAGACATCTACTCCCAACTATAAAACGTTTTCAATTTCACTCCTTATATTAGCATTACTCATTAAAGCTGACAACACAATAGAAATTAGGAAAAATGGCCGAAGGGGATTAACATCATGAAATTGAATAATACAGAATACAATATTATGAGAAGAATTAATAGTGAAAAATGAAATAAATGGAATAATAAAAATAAGGAATTAGTTAGTTTAGAATATGTTCATTTTGTATGGTTAAATGGGGGAAGATTATGGATAAATCAGCAATGCTAGATGAAATTAGACTCGACGTAGGACTTGTTTCGAATTATGCTAAGACACAATATGAATTTTACTATGGTATTATTCAAGCCTTCGGTAAATCCATGTTAAAGGGCCATAGTGCAGGAATTTATAAAACGAATGAAGGATATTTTGAATTAATTACGAGTGTGGGCGAAGATCTATATGAAGAAAGAGAGAAATTTGGTCAAGGTTATTTGAGTATATGTGCCATTAAGGGGCAGTTCTACACCATTCCTTTAGGAAGTCGTATCCGAATATTTGCTCCCTTTTATGAAGGTCATCATTTGATGGGAGTGTTAGTTTTTAATGTACCTCAATCAGAGTATATGATTACGGAAGAAGATAGGATATTTCTCCGTGAGATTTGTAGGCATATTGAATTACATCAAGGTCAATATAGTAGGTAGGAAATTAATAATTCAAAATATTTTCACAATTTATACCAAGGCCCTATTGAACGCGAAGGGTTATTGAGTTATAATGATATTAGAATATTAAAAAAATTATCTTTTTAATTACTGGACATAACTATAAGTAAAAAGACGTCTCCTTTTTGTTTATAGTTGTCA
This window encodes:
- a CDS encoding M23 family metallopeptidase, coding for MKKINIYSLFFLLLFVTGCQSDNRDIGENNTLEKTSYSVDLPMKLTENEARFSVNDLIAITDGSYDYDEIHRTLQMTINDDQFYLIEGVPVLERNGEYVANSDIYLIIENDIPYLPSAFLEIGLGLEVNYAKEVVSFEWYGPIEKVGGPPSDFNFDSWDSEQMIEYLSFLKKPIKEAEVSTIPGHLPGAKRPYRNGYHEGLDWYDFASGGDINFDTPIYGMANGTVVRADHDYEEYSSPEVRNMDLQFTSNLGETPEYIFDKLRGRQVWVQYPNGVMSRFAHLSDIPEEIRVGQTVDENTIIGYVGNSGTSGAVNQDSTELHLHQDLLIYGELFWRPLDQDQVVSVLKSIFKD
- a CDS encoding DUF1885 family protein, which codes for MSDHAYIKLVKKSTQQEITVEELKDIFKYYQTITTKTGNQLDWGYGEAAFPYQIADVPENDGNWIYLKSNGVPRYKYIVFGVGQETVVDSDGNESLQFYIQVILPEGATHGDKGKANEFCKFLGKKLQAEVHLFNGRIMYFYKR